From one Triticum urartu cultivar G1812 chromosome 3, Tu2.1, whole genome shotgun sequence genomic stretch:
- the LOC125548789 gene encoding probable pectate lyase 4 isoform X1, with translation MVDITPPHPDEHFGGEPAVEDTAPPRFSDEQQLGCVPQTTLMPYAAVDSSLRAMAGQAEGFGRHAIGGLHGDVYHVTTLNGTHAERCIIKDDGPGSLRDGCRRQEPLWIVFDVSGTIRLASGLRVSSHKTVDGRGRRVTLSGKGLLLRECEHVILCNLEVEGGRGHDADAVQIKPGSRHVWVDRCSLRDFADGLLDVTCGSTDVTVSRCRFSAHDKAVLIGASSGHVGDRRIRVTIHHCLFDGTRQRQPRVRFGRVHLYNNYTRGWGIYAVCASVESQIVSQCNIYEAGEKKKVFTYMSEQAADRDCSSSGRIRSEGDLFLNGAQEYTENDLETAEDDQWDFEVRDCYKPWSVQPASMALKELLESCTGWQPVPLPEDVCFTRAPAAAAAATTSV, from the exons ATGGTGGACATTACTCCTCCTCACCCCGACGAGCATTTCGGTGGTGAGCCGGCCGTGGAAGACACCGCCCCTCCTCGATTCTCCGACGAGCAACAACTCGGGTGCGTGCCGCAAACCACGCTGATGCCGTACGCGGCCGTGGACTCGTCGCTGCGCGCCATGGCCGGCCAGGCCGAGGGCTTCGGCCGGCACGCCATCGGCGGCCTCCACGGCGACGTCTACCACGTCACCACCCTCAATGGTACGCACG CTGAACGATGTATTATTAAAGACGACGGGCCCGGCTCGCTGCGGGACGGCTGCCGGCGCCAGGAGCCGCTGTGGATCGTCTTCGACGTGTCCGGCACCATCCGCCTCGCGTCGGGGCTGCGCGTGTCGTCCCACAAGACCGTGGACGGCCGCGGGCGGCGCGTCACCCTGTCCGGCAAGGGGCTTCTTCTCCGCGAGTGCGAGCACGTGATCCTGTGCAACCTGGAGGTGGAGGGCGGGCGCGGGCACGACGCCGACGCCGTCCAGATCAAGCCCGGGTCCAGGCACGTGTGGGTGGACCGCTGCAGCCTGCGCGACTTCGCCGACGGCCTGCTGGACGTGACCTGCGGCAGCACGGACGTGACCGTCTCCCGGTGCCGCTTCTCGGCGCACGACAAGGCCGTGCTGATCGGCGCCAGCAGCGGCCACGTCGGGGACCGGCGCATCCGGGTGACCATCCACCACTGCCTCTTCGACGGCACGCGGCAGCGGCAGCCCCGCGTCCGGTTCGGCCGGGTGCACCTCTACAACAACTACACCCGGGGCTGGGGCATCTACGCCGTCTGCGCCAGCGTGGAGTCGCAG ATTGTCTCCCAGTGCAACATCTACGAGGCAGGGGAGAAGAAGAAAGTGTTCACGTACATGAGCGAACAG GCGGCGGACAGAGACTGCAGCTCAAGTGGGCGCATCCGGTCTGAAGGCGACCTGTTCCTGAACGGCGCGCAGGAGTACACCGAAAATGATTTGGAAACTGCAGAAGACGACCAGTGGGACTTCGAGGTCCGGGATTGCTACAAGCCGTGGTCGGTCCAGCCCGCGTCGATGGCGCTCAAGGAGCTCCTCGAGTCCTGCACCGGCTGGCAGCCGGTTCCGCTGCCGGAAGACGTCTGCTTCACAAGAGcacctgctgctgctgctgctgctacgaCATCTGTCTGA
- the LOC125548789 gene encoding probable pectate lyase 4 isoform X2 — MVDITPPHPDEHFGGEPAVEDTAPPRFSDEQQLGCVPQTTLMPYAAVDSSLRAMAGQAEGFGRHAIGGLHGDVYHVTTLNDDGPGSLRDGCRRQEPLWIVFDVSGTIRLASGLRVSSHKTVDGRGRRVTLSGKGLLLRECEHVILCNLEVEGGRGHDADAVQIKPGSRHVWVDRCSLRDFADGLLDVTCGSTDVTVSRCRFSAHDKAVLIGASSGHVGDRRIRVTIHHCLFDGTRQRQPRVRFGRVHLYNNYTRGWGIYAVCASVESQIVSQCNIYEAGEKKKVFTYMSEQAADRDCSSSGRIRSEGDLFLNGAQEYTENDLETAEDDQWDFEVRDCYKPWSVQPASMALKELLESCTGWQPVPLPEDVCFTRAPAAAAAATTSV; from the exons ATGGTGGACATTACTCCTCCTCACCCCGACGAGCATTTCGGTGGTGAGCCGGCCGTGGAAGACACCGCCCCTCCTCGATTCTCCGACGAGCAACAACTCGGGTGCGTGCCGCAAACCACGCTGATGCCGTACGCGGCCGTGGACTCGTCGCTGCGCGCCATGGCCGGCCAGGCCGAGGGCTTCGGCCGGCACGCCATCGGCGGCCTCCACGGCGACGTCTACCACGTCACCACCCTCAATG ACGACGGGCCCGGCTCGCTGCGGGACGGCTGCCGGCGCCAGGAGCCGCTGTGGATCGTCTTCGACGTGTCCGGCACCATCCGCCTCGCGTCGGGGCTGCGCGTGTCGTCCCACAAGACCGTGGACGGCCGCGGGCGGCGCGTCACCCTGTCCGGCAAGGGGCTTCTTCTCCGCGAGTGCGAGCACGTGATCCTGTGCAACCTGGAGGTGGAGGGCGGGCGCGGGCACGACGCCGACGCCGTCCAGATCAAGCCCGGGTCCAGGCACGTGTGGGTGGACCGCTGCAGCCTGCGCGACTTCGCCGACGGCCTGCTGGACGTGACCTGCGGCAGCACGGACGTGACCGTCTCCCGGTGCCGCTTCTCGGCGCACGACAAGGCCGTGCTGATCGGCGCCAGCAGCGGCCACGTCGGGGACCGGCGCATCCGGGTGACCATCCACCACTGCCTCTTCGACGGCACGCGGCAGCGGCAGCCCCGCGTCCGGTTCGGCCGGGTGCACCTCTACAACAACTACACCCGGGGCTGGGGCATCTACGCCGTCTGCGCCAGCGTGGAGTCGCAG ATTGTCTCCCAGTGCAACATCTACGAGGCAGGGGAGAAGAAGAAAGTGTTCACGTACATGAGCGAACAG GCGGCGGACAGAGACTGCAGCTCAAGTGGGCGCATCCGGTCTGAAGGCGACCTGTTCCTGAACGGCGCGCAGGAGTACACCGAAAATGATTTGGAAACTGCAGAAGACGACCAGTGGGACTTCGAGGTCCGGGATTGCTACAAGCCGTGGTCGGTCCAGCCCGCGTCGATGGCGCTCAAGGAGCTCCTCGAGTCCTGCACCGGCTGGCAGCCGGTTCCGCTGCCGGAAGACGTCTGCTTCACAAGAGcacctgctgctgctgctgctgctacgaCATCTGTCTGA
- the LOC125547001 gene encoding caffeoylshikimate esterase-like, with the protein MAMDQCTDDVKYEEEFIVNSRDTKLFTCAWTPRNSEPKALIFICHGIAAECSVSMRDTASRLVRAGYAVYGIDHEGHGRSSGRRCYVPNFSDVVADCSRHFMSVCDKPENRGKKRFLYGISMGGSIALLLHRKEPAYWDGAVLLAPMCKISDDMRPHPVVVSALKMVCAVAPGWRIIPIPDIIDKVCKDPEIRKKVRSNPYIYRGKLPLKTCHELLMVSLDIEKNLHEVSLPFLLLHGGDDIVTDPLVSKLLFEEASSGDKDLKLYPGMWHALMAELPQDAERVYSDIISWLDQRANCAANVSIVNTGTASA; encoded by the exons ATGGCCATG GATCAGTGCACCGATGATGTCAAGTATGAAGAG GAGTTTATCGTGAACTCCCGGGACACCAAGCTGTTCACCTGCGCATGGACGCCGCGCAATTCAGAGCCCAAAGCATTAATCTTCATCTGCCATG GGATTGCAGCAGAGTGCAGTGTATCAATGAGAGATACTGCCTCCCGTTTGGTGCGCGCCGGGTACGCCGTCTACGGGATAGACCACGAGGGGCACGGCAGGTCGTCTGGCCGGAGATGCTACGTGCCGAACTTCAGCGACGTCGTCGCCGACTGCTCCCGCCATTTCATGAGCGTCTGCG ATAAGCCGGAGAACAGGGGGAAGAAGCGGTTCCTGTACGGGATCTCCATGGGCGGGAGCATAGCGCTCCTCCTCCACAGGAAGGAGCCAGCCTACTGGGACGGCGCCGTTCTGCTTGCTCCAATGTGCAAG ATTTCTGATGACATGAGACCTCATCCGGTGGTGGTGAGCGCTCTGAAGATGGTATGCGCGGTGGCTCCCGGTTGGAGGATCATACCCATCCCGGACATCATCGACAAGGTTTGCAAAGATCCAGAGATAAGAAAAAAG GTTCGCTCAAATCCGTATATTTACAGGGGAAAGCTCCCATTGAAGACCTGCCATGAACTCCTCATGGTGAGCCTGGACATCGAGAAGAACCTGCACGAG GTGAGCCTGCCGTTCTTGTTGCTGCACGGTGGAGACGACATCGTGACGGATCCTTTGGTGAGCAAGCTGCTGTTCGAGGAAGCGTCGAGCGGGGACAAGGACTTGAAGCTCTACCCTGGGATGTGGCACGCGCTCATGGCGGAGCTCCCCCAGGACGCCGAGCGCGTCTACTCCGACATCATCTCTTGGCTGGATCAGAGGGCGAATTGTGCAGCTAATGTTTCCATAGTGAATACTGGCACGGCAAGCGCCTAG